The Miscanthus floridulus cultivar M001 chromosome 17, ASM1932011v1, whole genome shotgun sequence genome has a window encoding:
- the LOC136515798 gene encoding uncharacterized protein → MLRQRDAQDFIHACSPAPTLAVAAPTPAIAAPSPSALRLVASSLDQRGAASPPSASGPPIRGQSPLLSSRSGEGGLDPGGGWPVPEDDSGAGTGGGHDRAQDEAARAQKVAAWAWEAIAAMVPRCRDVAAQAQHQQAAAWAREGAGGSSSKEDEATAAAVTTAHNDECSAVDPPKVNIHYNVSKFCSREQVAYICARL, encoded by the exons atgttacgtcaacgagatgctcaagatttcat CCACGCCTGCTCCCCTGCACCCACCCTAGCCGTCGCCGCGCCCACCCCCGCCATTGCCGCACCCTCCCCCTCCGCTCTCAGGCTCGTCGCCTCCTCCCTCGaccaacgcggcgcggcgtccCCTCCTTCGGCCTCCGGTCCTCCCATTCGTGGCCAGTCTCCCCTCCTTTCGAGCAGATCCGGTGAGGGAGGCTTGGATCCAGGCGGTGGATGGCCGGTCCCAGAAGACGACAGTGGCGCGGGCACTGGAGGCGGCCATGACCGAGCTCAGGATGAGGCGGCACGGGCCCAGAAGGTGGCTGCTTGGGCCTGGGAGGCGATAGCTGCAATGGTCCCCAGGTGCCGGGATGTGGCGGCGCAGGCCCAGCACCAGCAGGCGGCGGCGTGGGCTCGGGAGGGCGCTGGTGGCTCGAGCTCTAAGGAGGACGAGGCCACCGCGGCAGCAGTCACCACTGCCCACAATGACGAGTGCTCTGCCGTGGATCCACCCAAGGTCAACATCCACTACAAT GTTTCAAAATTCTGCTCGAGGGAACAGGTTGCATATATTTGTGCTAG GCTATAA
- the LOC136515035 gene encoding uncharacterized protein At5g49945-like: MVASRTAPAVLHSGSSLLPPFMPPPPPSPVLPSTLHTSPSASSAMAAPSWIRLRQPPATLLILLLLALTISLSFAANFEGFDSDDLPSAAGGLDADDDEEGLDGVDLPLPPPISLSTSAPSPPVTTTSAPNPNPATPATRDPTPALDLWDEDEFEGIPVPEAIPSDDSAAPAEADPSDPSAEAAAEAAPAAKRTPAELLRAFSVEIACVSLLICFVLNYFTGKRQNENIALAWATKFATRDSIFDKNFSLLGTGDGKDTPLLLKEGQDVFKFYASGRRFCQGMLATMEMRARHDLLSKFVELVFPRKDTITFEVVMNEEAMDHVVLAVARKKAGKTMQKEERDLQRFANVLTSAPAGRKWVSDELAVVAESKEVAGDMITEAVLDQVLGEKAFEKFGKWFISLHLSDQLAGSYKKVLTFKFVLPDASNMSEMTRLVALVPYYIDLVGRYKLSSHARSKTDGARTKAAQEAFRELQSARQEALQRKKSEKKKLMEEADAKLSAEALRKKEEKERARQMKKSGPKVKMLRS, from the exons ATGGTAGCAAGTCGGACGGCTCCTGCTGTCCTGCATAGTGGATCCTCCCTCCTTCCCCCGTTTATGCCACCACCCCCACCTTCCCCAGTTCTCCCCAGCACACTGCACACCTCCCCTTCCGCCTCCTCAGCTATGGCGGCGCCGAGCTGGATCCGGCTCCGGCAGCCGCCTGCAACCCTCCTCATCCTGCTGCTCCTCGCCCTCACCATCTCCCTCTCCTTTGCCGCCAACTTCGAGGGCTTCGACTCCGACGACCTTCCCTCCGCGGCCGGTGGCCTCGATGCTGACGATGACGAGGAGGGGCTGGACGGCGTCGACCTCCCGCTCCCTCCGCCCATCTCCCTCTCCACCTCCGCGCCTTCACCTCCCGTCACGACGACATCCGCGCCGAACCCTAACCCCGCTACGCCTGCGACTCGGGACCCCACCCCGGCGCTCGACCTCTGGGACGAGGACGAGTTCGAGGGCATCCCCGTGCCCGAAGCGATCCCCTCCGACGACTCCGCCGCGCCGGCCGAGGCCGACCCGTCAGATCCCTCCGCGGAGGCAGCGGCCGAGGCGGCGCCGGCCGCGAAGAGGACCCCGGCTGAGCTCCTCCGCGCGTTCTCCGTCGAGATCGCGTGCGTCAGCTTACTGATCTGCTTCGTGCTCAACTACTTCACTGGGAAGCGGCAAAACGAGAACATCGCGCTGGCCTGGGCCACCAAGTTCGCCACCAGGGACTCCATCTTCGACAAGAACTTCAGCCTTCTTGGCACAGGCGACGGCAAGGACACGCCACTCCTGCTCAAGGAGGGGCAGGACGTGTTCAAGTTCTATGCCAGCGGGAGACGCTTCTGCCAGGGCATGCTCGCCACCATGGAGATGCGTGCGCGGCATGACCTGCTGTCAAAGTTCGTCGAGCTGGTCTTCCCTAGGAAGGACACCATCACGTTCGAGGTGGTCATGAACGAAGAGGCCATGGACCATGTGGTTCTGGCCGTGGCCAGGAAGAAGGCGGGCAAGACGATGCAGAAAGAGGAGAGGGATCTGCAAAGGTTTGCCAACGTTCTCACTTCGGCACCTGCTGGAAGGAAGTGGGTGTCGGATGAGCTTGCTGTGGTAGCCGAGTCTAAGGAGGTTGCTGGGGATATGATCACTGAGGCTGTGCTTGATCAG GTTCTTGGTGAGAAGGCATTTGAGAAATTTGGAAAGTGGTTCATCTCGCTTCATCTTTCAGACCAGTTGGCAGGATCCTACAAGAAGGTCCTTACATTCAAGTTTGTATTGCCAGATGCAAGCAACATGTCAGAGATGACAAGATTGGTTGCTCTTGTGCCATACTACATTGATTTGGTTGGGCGTTATAAGCTCAGCTCTCAT GCTCGCTCAAAAACTGATGGAGCTAGAACAAAGGCCGCTCAGGAGGCTTTCAGGGAACTGCAGAGTGCCAGGCAGGAGGCCCTGCAAAGGAAAAAGTCTGAAAAGAAGAAACTCATGGAGGAGGCAGATGCCAAACTAAGCGCTGAGGCACTCCGGAAGAAAGAGGAAAAGGAAAGGGCTCGGCAAATGAAGAAGTCTGGGCCCAAAGTGAAGATGCTCCGCTCTTAA